GTCTTACTCTGGCATCAGAGATTTCAATTCCGGTCTTGTGGAGATAATCAAAGAGTTCTTTCGGTGCCGCTGGCTTTCCAAGAGTCAACATAGCCTCATAGATTTTCTGTGTCGAATCTCCGACGTTGTCATAACCACCAAGCGTGGCAGGTTCGACCATAGGTATTTCAAGCTGATCCTTGCCTATTAATGCTGCAATCTCACGCTTAGATTTTTGCAGGCGTTCAATTTTGGCATCAATTAGGGCGATCAATTCTCTTGCAGTTTCCCTATCCATATTTTCACCTTTGTTTGGTTTACTCGTATCATAATATATAATTAAGTATTGCCGTATCATTTGTCAACAAAAAAATGATACGAAGGACAAATTATTTATTTGGGGTTGTGACTATTCATACAATAAACAAATGTGCAGTATACAAATGAAAAATCCTCAAATTAGGACACTACCTTCCATTCTCCTAAATTGTAAACAATAATAAACATCAACAAACAATAATATACTTGACATAACAATAATATTAATTAAATTACATAAAAATAAACTTATGGGGGATGTTATGAGCGGCAAAATATTATCTTTTGAGTTTTTCCCGACCCTTCATAATAAAGAAGAGTTTTTCCAGAAAATAATCAATGAAACCGGCGGCGGACGGCGGATTATCAGCCAGTATTTGATGGTCTGCCTCTTTTCGTTTCTCTATGGTGTGGTAATTGGCAGCTATCACAGTTTTATTCAGGCTGTAGCCGCCGGGGTTAAAGTGACGGTGCTGTTCACGCTGGCCCTGGTCATTTGCTTCCCGGCATTTTTTATAATTCAGTACATTCTCGGCTCCAAGCTTAAACTGCGGCAGATGATCTCGATTATCCTGTCCGGCTTTGTCCTGATGACGGCGATCATGATCTCATTCGCGCCGATCGTGATTATCTTTCTTCTGACCGGAAGCAATTATTATTTCCTGCAGTTGCTCCATATCGCCATCTTTTTCCTGTCGGGCATATTCGGGATGCTGACCGTGGTCGAGGCGCTGAAATATTCCTGCGAAACCAAGTCGATTTATCCGCAAACCGGCGTGGTCGTGTTCCGTTTCTGGGTGGTGATACTGGCCTTTGTCGGAATACAGCTGGCCTGGAATTTCCGGCCATTTCTCGGCGACCGGGGGCAGCCGTTTGAATGGTTCCGGCATTATGAGGGCAATTTCTACACCGCCTTGATTTATTCCGCAGAACAACTGCTGGGGGGCAAAGACAAAGAGCCGGCCGGTGTGGGTAAAAATAATGAAATCTATAACACCAATGAAGATGTCGTGAATGATTCGCTGATGAAAGCGATTTTCGAGGATGGACAGGGGGGCAAGTAGCTTGAAATCGGATATCATGACACTCGAGGAAGTCGCGGCCTATTTGAAGGTCAAGCCGCAGACCATCTACACCTGGGCGCAGGACAAAAAAATGCCGGCGGCCAAGCTGGGCAAGGAATGGCGTTTCAGAAAATCAATTATCGATATGTGGTTCAATCAGCATATAGACGAAAAGTTCAACGGTGTTCTGGAGAAGTGGAACGAGAACCGGGAAATGGATGATGAATAAGGAACCGGATTGTTCTTTCACCGTATAAATCTCGAAGCTGAAGAAATCAAATTGCACCATTAAATATATAGTCTGTCAAATGGCCAATATTCAAAAACCAGGGAAAACGCTCTGGGTCGCCTTGGCGGTAATAATAATGGGCATGATCCTTCTCCGGATACCGCCGGTCGACGGATTCTGGACGATGAATATCGCACCGATTCTGCTGGTGCTGGGATATGTCATCCTGGCTCCAATCGGACTGCTGCCCCGTAAGGCGCCGCCCGGATCCTATTACGACTCGCCGGAAGCCGCAGGCGGCCTGAGATATTTGCACTATGGCGCCGCCAGTGTTTTTGTCGCGGCATTCATTGTGTACCTGATTACGCTGTGGCCGGGGCCGGGATGGTGGGACAGTGCCGATTATATCATCTGCTGCTATAATCTCGGAATCCCCAGCCCCCCGGGATCGTTCCTGTTGGAGCTTATCGGCCGGACAGCGGCCACGCTGGTGCCGGTTTTTTCGCCCCATACGACCATCAATCTTCTGATGGCGCTGTTTACGGCAATAGCGGCGGCGGTCGTGTACTATATTACCGTACGAATAATCCGCAGTTTCGGCAATAATGAGCCGTCCTCGAATTCGGCCGCCATGTTTGCGGGCATAATGGCGGCATTGACGCTGGCCCTGACGCACAGTGTCTGGTGCAAGGCGACTTTTGCCAATGCTTACACCTTATCCCTCCTGACCGGCGGCATTCTCATATATCTTGTCATTCTCTGGTGGGAGAAAGCCGATGTCTCCGGCGGCGGGAATTATCTTCTTCTGGCAGCGTTTATTCTGGGACTCGACCTGAGCGTCCACAGGAGCAATCTCCTGCTGGTGCCGTTTTTCATCGTCCTGATTTTAATAAGAAGGCCGCGGGCCTTTCTCGATTGGAAACTCTGGCTGGGCAGTATTTTGGTTTTTCTTTTGGGAATATCAATGCAGTTCGGACTCATGTTTCGGGCTCAACTGAACCCTGAAATAAATTTCGGCAACCCCGATAATCTGACGAGCCTGTGGGATTATGTCAATCTTCGCCAGTTCGACATCTCGATTTTCGGCCTCGATCTGCTCGAGCGCAAGGGGCCGTTCTGGAGCTATCAGGTCAAGGAGATGTATTTGAGATATATCGGCTGGAACTTTATCGGACTGGGCTCGGATGGCGCCCGGGTCGGTTTCTCGGGGATGTATGGCATCCCGCTGCTCTTTGGCGCCATCGGTCTGATCGTTCATTTTGCGCGGCGTTTCAAACAGGCTTTGATGTTTTTTGTCGCTTTTCTGTTCGCTAGTTTCGGGGCCATTTTTTATCTCAATGTTCCGGCCGGATTCTTCAGGGAGATGGATCGGCATTTTGTGGTTTCATTCATGATTATTGCCGTCTGGGTCGGAATCGCTGTCTATGTCGCTTTATACTATCTGCCGCGCCTTCTTTCCCGATCACGGCGTTATACAAAAATTGCCTTCGCTATTATGGTCATTGTGGCCTTCTTGATTCTGCCTTTAAATATGTTCAGGGCGAATTTCCATAATAATGACATGCATGATAATTATACGGCCGACTCCTTCGGGCGCAATCTTCTGGAATCATGCGAACCCAATGCTATTTTAATTACCGCCGGAGACAGCGACACCTTTACCGCCTGGTATGCCCGGATGATTGAAAAAATCAGACCGGATATTACAACAATAAACATTCATCTTTTAAATACCCCCTGGTATCTGAATACCCTGATGACGTATCATCCTGACATACCCTGGTCCCTTACGAAGGATTCAATAACCGCCCTGTCTCCCCGAATATGGGACGGTGATTCGATTCATGTCGCTGCCTCAGGCAACTATGAAGCTTCGTTCAGCTTTTTGCCGCAGCCTTCATTTGGGGAGTACCTGATTGTTTCGGATCAAGTGGTGATTGATATCATAAGGACCAATAAATGGAAAAGGCCAATCTGTTTTTCACTCGGATTCGGCGAGAATGTCCCGCTCGGACTTCGCGAATATTGCCGGCTCGACGGGCTGGTCTGGCGGCTGTGTCCCGATTCGATCAGCAGGGAAGATGTCGGCCGTCTTGAAGAAAATATATGGAAGTATGATTACAGGGGGTACGGGGATTATAAGTATCTCGATCGCACCACTGAAAATATGGGGCGAAATTACTGGTTTGGCTTTGCAGGGCTGGCCAACCATTATAGAAAAGTGAATGATGAAGAAAGAATGGGTGCATTGAAAGATATCCTGCGTCATCATTGGCCGATTGAAGGTCTTCCGGAGATGCTGTTTGGAACGCCGGGAAATGACTCCGGCCCGGACTAAGCCGCACCTGTAAAGAATCCTCTCTGCAGGCGCAAAAGCGCGCTCTTCCTGTTTTCCCGCCATTTTAACCAATGACGGACGATTTTGGAAAACTTTCCTAAATTTGCTATGTCATTGCTGTGCAATGACATGAAATTGCACAAGAATTCCCCTGCGCTCTATTTTTCTTTGTTTTAAGGAAACACTTGACACCTTTTGAATGTTTATATATTATCACGGCTCTATTCTTCGGGATTGAGCGTATTTAAATTACTGATTCGGACGGTCCGCACAGATTCTGGTTGATTCCATTGAAAAAATGAGGGGCGATCTGACAAGGAGATATTTGATGGATATGTCGTTAATACATAAGTTAAGGAATATCGGTATCGTAGCGCATATCGACGCCGGCAAAACGACGACAACCGAACGCATATTGTTTTTCACCGGGATGATTCACCGGCTGGGCGAAGTGCATGATGGAAACGCGGTGATGGATTTTATGAAACAGGAGCAGGAACGGGGCATCACCATCTCGTCGGCCGCCATTACCACCGAATGGAACGGGCACCAGATTAATATTATCGATACTCCGGGACACATCGATTTTACCCTTGAGGTCGAGCGCTCACTGCGGGTACTTGACGGCATTGTCATGGTTTTCTGTGCCGTCGGCGGCGTGGAGCCGCAGAGTGAAACAGTCTGGCACCAGGCCGACCGCTATAAGGTTCCCCGGATTGCTTTCGTCAATAAGATGGATCGCCAGGGGGCCGACCTGTTTCACACTTACGAATCAATGAATGAAATGCTCGGCGCCAACGCAGTTTTGTTTCAATTGCCAATGGGCACCGAAGAGAATTTCGAGGGCATCATCGATCTAGTTAACATGACGGCGGTCATGTACAACGGGCTGGAAAGAATTCCGACCGAAATTCCCGCCGAACATATGCCGATAGCAGTCAAGTATCGCGGTGCCATGATTGAAAAGCTGGCCGATTTCGATGACTTACTGATGGAATTATATCTGGGTGAGGGGGAAATTGCGGTTGAAGATATCAAGAGGGCGGCCAGGCATGCCGTTTTGAATATCTGCATCACACCGGTTTTTTGCGGTTCGGCTTTCAAGAACAAAGGCATTCAACTGCTTCTCGATGCCGTCGTCGATTATCTTCCTTCTCCGACCGATCGCGGCATTATAACCGGCCACGATGCCTCTGACCCGGAGATAATCATCTCACGGAAACCGACCGACAAAGATCCGTTTTCTGCTCTTTCGTTCAAGATTATTTCCGATCCTTATGTCGGTCAACAGACCTTTATCCGGGTTTACTCCGGTTATCTTCAGGCCGGCAGCTACATTTATAATGCAACCAAAGGGAAGCGCGAGCGAATCGGCCGCATTATGCGGGTCCGTGCCGCCGACCGGCAGGATGTTACCGAAATCAAGGCCGGCGATATCTGTGCCCTGATAGGCTTGAAATACACCACCACCGGAGATACTCTTTGCGTTGAGGACAATCCCATACTGCTGGAAAACATACATTATCCCGATACCGTTCTGGACATGAGCATTCAGCCGGCCGGCAAAAATGACCGGCAAAAACTTGCAATGGCGCTGAATAAAGTCGCTCTGGAGGATCCCTCGTTCAAGATTCGTTTTGATGATGAGACCGAAGAGACGGTAATATCCGGGATGGGTGAGCTTCACCTCGAAATAGTGGTTGACCGCCTGAAGACCGAGCATAATGTCGAAGTCACCGTTGGAAAGCCGTCGGTGGCCTATCGCGAGACCGTTACCGCCGAAGTGCGGCATGATTACAAGTACAAGAAACAAACCGGCGGCAAGGGCCAGTTTGCGCATATCGTCTTCCGCATTGAACCCAACCCGAACGGAGGCATCGAATTCGTGGACCATGTCAAGGGCGGCAATATCCCGAGAGAATATATTCCTGCGATTCAAAAAGGATTCAACGATATTGTCGAGAAGGGTCTCATGGCCGGATTCCCCATGGTCGATATGAAATTTACGCTTATTGACGGCAGTTACCATGAGGTTGACTCGAGCGACATGGCATTTCGGATTTGTACCCAGCAGGCGATGCGCGAAGTTTTCCATAAAGCGATTCCGCAGCTTCTTGAGCCGATAATGAAAGTGGAAGTGAATACGCCGGATGAGTACATGGGCGATATCATCGGAGATATCAATCGCCGCCGGGGAAAAATATCCAACATGCGCCGCTACCGCAAGGGTTCGCAAAAACTCAATGGGACGGTTCCTTTGATGGAAATGTTCGGCTATGCCTCCGTGCTGAGAACGCTGTCCAGCGGGCGGGCGAACTACTCGATGGAATTTCTCAATTATGCTCCTCTGCCGAAAACGCTGGAAGAAAAGGTTATCGAAGATAAGAAGGACAAAGCCAAAGCCGCTTGAGTTTGAGCCGGTCCTTTTTCAAGCCGGACCGGGGCCATTTTTTGCTGAAATTTATGAAGCCCTTTGACATTTCGGTCAAAGGGCTTTATATATGTCCCGAGTGTTGAGTTAAAACATGGATTCGATATTTTTCGAAGTGGTATTTGGAATAATGGTGTGAAGTTTTCGATTTTGTCCGATAAAATGACCGGCGAATAATGGGTGTTAATAGTGCCCTGATTTATAAAAGGAGTTTTGATAAATCATTATGAAGACAGTCACTAAACCGGAAGATGTCATAAATCCGGCCATCATAAAACCGGGAAGCATAATATATGCTTCCGGAAACGCCGCGGCGGCCCAGGAACTTTTGCTGCATCTGGCGAAGGACCTCTCCATTACCGATGTTGAAATGTACAGTATCCTTCTGCTTGGTGAAAGATTGAAACCGTTGTTTTCCCGGGAACGCTGCCAGTCCTTGACCCATCGGGTCATCTTCAATAGTTATCTGACCAGGGAAGCCGTAAATCATGGCTGGGCCAAATATCATCCGATGCATCTTTCGGATGTCCCCAAGTATATGTTGGCGAAGATCAAGCCGGACATCGTTATTCTTACCGTTAGCGGGCCCGACCCAGCCGGGAATTACAGCCTGGGCACGACTGTCGAAGCGGTCCCGGCCGCCATTCGATCGGCCCGGCGCCAGGGCGGGCTTGTTATCGCCGAGCATAATCGGCAGATGCCATTTGTTCTGGGAACAACCATTCCGAGTAGTTATATCGATTATCTTCTGGAGACAGATTATCCTCTGCCGGTCAGCCCGGTTCATGATCCGGATGAAGTTGCACAAAAAATCGGCGACATCATTGCAGCCTTGTATATAAAGGACGGCTCCGGTTCCGAACCCGGTTCGACTTTGCAATATGGGATAGGTGAGGTGCCCGAAGCAGTGACATCGGCCATCCTTCGCAAAGGTTTTGCGGATCTGGGTATTCATACCGAATTGTTTGCCGGCGCCATGATTAAGCTGGTGCGACAGGGGATCGTCACCAACCGATGGAAACCTGATATCAATTTTGCCATCTCATCCATATTCCTGGCCGAAAGTCAGGAAGACTATGACTGGCTGAACTTCAACAGCTCGGTTCAGAGCCGGCCAAGTGATTTTACCAACAGCGTTTTCGAAATATCAAAGCTTCCCAATATGGTGACTATCAACAGCGCCATCGGGGTCGACCTCCACGGGAATATCTGGGCCGATTCACTCGATGCCCGCAAAATATACAGTGGTGTCGGCGGTCAGTCGGATTTTATCAGGGCGGCCCGGTATTCGCAGGATGGCGTGGCTATTATAGCCATGAAATCCATGACGAAAGACGGAATTTCAAAAATTGTCGATCGCGCACCGGCCGGAATCACCACCACCGCGACACCATCCGACGCCGTGATTCTTGTTTCGGAAAACGGGGCCTTTGACCCGAGAGGTCTCAGCCTGGGTGAGCGAGCGGTCGGAATAGCCCATCTGGCGGCGCCTAGCGAAAGGGACGCGCTGCTTCAGACGATTTATAACAATCCCGCTTTCCATAAACCGAGCGAGGCGCTGCGAAAGGGTGTTCCCGGCTTTACTTCTTATGAAAAGGCCATGTTGCAGTTTTAGCGAGAGACTATGCCGGAAATGGGCGTGGTCCTTTAAATAAAGCTGCGGTACCCTGCGGAGGGCGTATATTTTGGCCCAAACACCGCATTCTTTTTTGCTACTTCGGCAAGTCATTGGTATTGATAGTGTTGTCCGCATCTGGCAGTTTTCATTTCAAGCTTAATTAATAATATTTTCGAAAAATACGCGGTTATAGATATTAGATTTATATAATCAGACTGCGGAAATAAGACGTAAAGTTATTGTCATTTTGAATTTAGTCAGAATAGATTGTGAAAAAAATAACAAATTCGGCGGCATTTACTTGCTTTTTGATGAAAATTTTATACAATGCTGACCGATGATAAAGTGAACTGTTTATTTAGCCGGAGTAGTTTATATGGCGGAATCAAAAATAGATCGCTTGCGAAAGAAGCGGAACAAACTTGTCCAGGGAGGCGGTGAAAAGCGCATTGCCAAGCAGCATGAACTGGGAAAGCTTACCACGCGGGAACGGCTGGGGCTTCTTTATGACGCCGATTCATTTCGCGAATCTTTGTTGTACATGAAGCATCGGTGCACTCATTTCGAAATGGCCGATAAGGAATATCCCGGTGAGGGGGTTATTACCGGGATCGGTTTTGTTGACAATCGACCGGTTTATGCCGCCAGTCAGGATTTTACCGTAGCCGGCGGATCGGTCGGTGAGGCGACCGGCCGGAAAATACAGGAAGCCATGGATGCCGCCTTGAAGACCGGCGATCCGTTTATAATGATTAATGACAGCGGCGGGGCCAGGATACAGGAAGGCGTCGATTCGCTGTCGGCTTACGGCGGCATTTTTTATCGCAATGTGCTGCTCTCGGGAGTGGTGCCACAGATAAGTATCATTGCCGGACCGTGCGCCGGCGGCGCCGCCTATTCGCCCGCCCTGACCGATTTTATCATACAGGTACGCCATGAGGGCCAGCTTTATATCACCGGCCCGCTCGTCATCAAGCAGGTGACCGGCGAGGATATCTCGGCCGAACAGCTTGGCGGTGTCGAAAGTCACGCCCATTATTCCGGCGTCGTGCATTTTATCGCCGAGGATGATGAGGATGCCATCAATATCACCAAGAGACTGCTGTCGTTTCTTCCCAGCAACAATACCGAGGATCCGCCTTTTATAGCCGAACTGCATGATGAAATTCTGGTTCCGGATGAATCCATGAACAATATTGTTCCCGATGATTCCAGCGAGCCTTACGACATGCATGATATTATCACGCGCTTTGTCGATAATGGGGATTTTATGGAGGTGCAGGAACATTTCGCACCCAATATCCTGATAGGTTTCGGACGTCTGACCGGTTACACTATCGGCATTGTTGCCAATCAGCCGATGCACAAAGCAGGCGTGCTGGATATAGATTCATCGGACAAGGCCTCACGTTTTATACGCTTCTGCAACGCCTTCAATATTCCCATCGTTACTTTTGTCGATGTTCCCGGGTTCATGCCGGGTGTCAAGCAGGAGTACGGCGGAATAATCCGTCATGGCGCCAAGATGCTGTTCGCTTATGCCGCAGCGACCGTCCCCAAGATAACGGTTGTGGTTCGCAAGGCATACGGCGGCGCTTATCTGGCCATGTGTGCCAAGAGCATGGGCGCCGATACGCTGGTG
This portion of the candidate division Zixibacteria bacterium HGW-Zixibacteria-1 genome encodes:
- a CDS encoding AlpA family transcriptional regulator, translating into MDRGASSLKSDIMTLEEVAAYLKVKPQTIYTWAQDKKMPAAKLGKEWRFRKSIIDMWFNQHIDEKFNGVLEKWNENREMDDE
- the fusA gene encoding elongation factor G — translated: MDMSLIHKLRNIGIVAHIDAGKTTTTERILFFTGMIHRLGEVHDGNAVMDFMKQEQERGITISSAAITTEWNGHQINIIDTPGHIDFTLEVERSLRVLDGIVMVFCAVGGVEPQSETVWHQADRYKVPRIAFVNKMDRQGADLFHTYESMNEMLGANAVLFQLPMGTEENFEGIIDLVNMTAVMYNGLERIPTEIPAEHMPIAVKYRGAMIEKLADFDDLLMELYLGEGEIAVEDIKRAARHAVLNICITPVFCGSAFKNKGIQLLLDAVVDYLPSPTDRGIITGHDASDPEIIISRKPTDKDPFSALSFKIISDPYVGQQTFIRVYSGYLQAGSYIYNATKGKRERIGRIMRVRAADRQDVTEIKAGDICALIGLKYTTTGDTLCVEDNPILLENIHYPDTVLDMSIQPAGKNDRQKLAMALNKVALEDPSFKIRFDDETEETVISGMGELHLEIVVDRLKTEHNVEVTVGKPSVAYRETVTAEVRHDYKYKKQTGGKGQFAHIVFRIEPNPNGGIEFVDHVKGGNIPREYIPAIQKGFNDIVEKGLMAGFPMVDMKFTLIDGSYHEVDSSDMAFRICTQQAMREVFHKAIPQLLEPIMKVEVNTPDEYMGDIIGDINRRRGKISNMRRYRKGSQKLNGTVPLMEMFGYASVLRTLSSGRANYSMEFLNYAPLPKTLEEKVIEDKKDKAKAA
- a CDS encoding acetyl-CoA hydrolase yields the protein MKTVTKPEDVINPAIIKPGSIIYASGNAAAAQELLLHLAKDLSITDVEMYSILLLGERLKPLFSRERCQSLTHRVIFNSYLTREAVNHGWAKYHPMHLSDVPKYMLAKIKPDIVILTVSGPDPAGNYSLGTTVEAVPAAIRSARRQGGLVIAEHNRQMPFVLGTTIPSSYIDYLLETDYPLPVSPVHDPDEVAQKIGDIIAALYIKDGSGSEPGSTLQYGIGEVPEAVTSAILRKGFADLGIHTELFAGAMIKLVRQGIVTNRWKPDINFAISSIFLAESQEDYDWLNFNSSVQSRPSDFTNSVFEISKLPNMVTINSAIGVDLHGNIWADSLDARKIYSGVGGQSDFIRAARYSQDGVAIIAMKSMTKDGISKIVDRAPAGITTTATPSDAVILVSENGAFDPRGLSLGERAVGIAHLAAPSERDALLQTIYNNPAFHKPSEALRKGVPGFTSYEKAMLQF
- a CDS encoding methylmalonyl-CoA carboxyltransferase — its product is MAESKIDRLRKKRNKLVQGGGEKRIAKQHELGKLTTRERLGLLYDADSFRESLLYMKHRCTHFEMADKEYPGEGVITGIGFVDNRPVYAASQDFTVAGGSVGEATGRKIQEAMDAALKTGDPFIMINDSGGARIQEGVDSLSAYGGIFYRNVLLSGVVPQISIIAGPCAGGAAYSPALTDFIIQVRHEGQLYITGPLVIKQVTGEDISAEQLGGVESHAHYSGVVHFIAEDDEDAINITKRLLSFLPSNNTEDPPFIAELHDEILVPDESMNNIVPDDSSEPYDMHDIITRFVDNGDFMEVQEHFAPNILIGFGRLTGYTIGIVANQPMHKAGVLDIDSSDKASRFIRFCNAFNIPIVTFVDVPGFMPGVKQEYGGIIRHGAKMLFAYAAATVPKITVVVRKAYGGAYLAMCAKSMGADTLVAWPMAEIAVMGAEGAVSVLYRKEIADAADPKAEMAKKLEEYKDAFANPYFAASRGLVDEILEPADTRPYLAACLEVLKAKRELRPQKKHGLIPL